In one window of Pseudomonas chlororaphis subsp. chlororaphis DNA:
- a CDS encoding enoyl-CoA hydratase: MSYETILLEIKDRVGLITLNRPQALNALNAQIVSELNQALDSLEANPQIGCIVLTGSKKAFAAGADIKEMAELTYPQIYMDDLFSDSDRVANRRKPIIAAVNGFALGGGCELALMCDFILAGDNAKFGQPEINLGVLPGMGGTQRLTRAVGKAKAMEMCLTGRFIDAVEAERCGIVARIVPADELLDEALKVAALIAGKSVPVSMMIKESVNRAFEVSLSEGVRFERRVFHAAFATEDQKEGMAAFIAKREAQFKDK, encoded by the coding sequence ATGAGTTACGAAACCATTCTGTTGGAGATCAAGGACCGCGTCGGCCTGATCACCCTCAACCGCCCGCAGGCGCTGAACGCCCTCAACGCGCAGATCGTCAGCGAGCTGAACCAGGCCCTGGACAGCCTGGAAGCCAATCCTCAGATCGGCTGCATCGTCCTCACCGGCTCGAAGAAGGCCTTCGCCGCCGGCGCCGACATCAAGGAAATGGCCGAGCTGACCTACCCGCAGATCTACATGGACGACCTGTTCAGCGACAGCGACCGGGTGGCCAACCGGCGCAAGCCGATCATCGCCGCGGTCAACGGTTTTGCCCTGGGTGGCGGCTGTGAACTGGCGTTGATGTGTGACTTTATCCTGGCCGGCGACAACGCCAAGTTCGGCCAGCCGGAAATCAACCTCGGCGTGCTGCCGGGCATGGGCGGCACCCAGCGCCTGACCCGCGCCGTGGGCAAGGCCAAGGCCATGGAAATGTGCCTGACCGGGCGTTTTATCGATGCGGTGGAAGCCGAGCGTTGCGGCATCGTCGCGCGCATCGTGCCGGCCGACGAGCTGTTGGACGAGGCGTTGAAAGTCGCGGCGCTGATCGCCGGCAAATCGGTGCCGGTGAGCATGATGATCAAGGAAAGCGTGAACCGCGCCTTCGAAGTCAGCCTCTCGGAAGGCGTGCGTTTCGAGCGCCGGGTATTCCACGCGGCCTTCGCCACCGAGGATCAGAAGGAGGGCATGGCGGCGTTCATCGCCAAGCGTGAGGCGCAGTTCAAGGACAAATAG
- a CDS encoding acyl-CoA dehydrogenase family protein: protein MHDIELSEEQVMIRDMARDFARGEIAPHAQAWEKAGWIDDALVAKMGELGLLGMVVPEEWGGTYVDYVAYALAVEEISAGDGATGALMSIHNSVGCGPILNYGSAEQKQTWLAALASGQAIGCFCLTEPQAGSEAHNLRTRAELKDGQWVINGAKQFVSNGRRAKLAIVFAVTDPELGKKGLSAFLVPTDTPGFVVDRSEHKMGIRASDTCAVTFNQCTVPEANLLGERGKGLAIALSNLEGGRIGIAAQALGIARAAFEAALAYARERVQFDKPIIEHQSIANLLADMHTRLNAARLLILHAARLRSAGQPCLSEASQAKLFASEMAEKVCSSAIQIHGGYGYLEDYPVERYYRDARITQIYEGSSEIQRMLIARELKHYLL, encoded by the coding sequence ATGCACGACATTGAATTGAGCGAAGAGCAGGTGATGATCCGCGACATGGCCCGGGACTTCGCCCGCGGTGAAATCGCCCCCCATGCCCAGGCCTGGGAAAAGGCCGGCTGGATCGACGACGCCCTGGTGGCGAAGATGGGCGAACTGGGGCTGCTGGGCATGGTGGTGCCCGAGGAATGGGGCGGCACCTACGTCGACTACGTGGCCTACGCCCTGGCGGTGGAAGAAATCTCCGCCGGCGACGGCGCCACCGGCGCACTGATGAGTATCCACAACTCAGTGGGCTGCGGGCCGATCCTCAACTACGGCAGCGCGGAACAGAAACAGACCTGGCTGGCGGCCCTGGCCAGCGGCCAGGCAATCGGCTGCTTCTGCCTGACCGAACCCCAGGCCGGCTCCGAAGCCCACAACCTGCGCACCCGCGCCGAACTCAAGGACGGCCAGTGGGTGATCAACGGCGCCAAGCAGTTCGTCAGCAACGGCCGGCGCGCCAAGCTGGCCATCGTCTTCGCGGTGACCGATCCGGAGCTGGGCAAGAAAGGCCTGTCGGCGTTCCTGGTGCCCACCGACACCCCGGGATTCGTGGTTGACCGCAGCGAACACAAGATGGGCATCCGCGCCTCGGACACCTGCGCGGTGACCTTCAACCAGTGCACCGTCCCCGAGGCCAACCTGCTGGGCGAACGCGGCAAGGGCCTGGCCATCGCCTTGTCCAACCTCGAAGGCGGCCGCATCGGCATCGCCGCCCAGGCCCTGGGCATCGCCCGTGCCGCGTTCGAAGCGGCGCTGGCCTACGCCCGCGAGCGGGTGCAGTTCGACAAGCCGATCATCGAGCACCAGAGCATCGCCAACCTGCTGGCCGACATGCACACCCGCCTCAACGCGGCGCGCCTGCTGATCCTGCATGCCGCGCGCCTGCGCAGCGCCGGCCAGCCATGCCTGTCGGAAGCCTCCCAGGCCAAGCTGTTCGCCTCGGAAATGGCCGAGAAGGTCTGCTCCTCGGCGATCCAGATTCACGGTGGCTACGGCTACCTCGAGGACTACCCGGTGGAGCGCTACTACCGGGACGCGCGGATCACCCAGATCTACGAAGGCTCCAGCGAGATCCAGCGCATGCTGATTGCTCGGGAGTTGAAGCACTATCTGTTGTGA
- a CDS encoding enoyl-CoA hydratase/isomerase family protein, whose translation MTAQVPSQATRDAGATSVEASPQDVLAEVRNHIGHLTLNRPAGLNAITLGMVRTLQRQLDAWAQDPQVHAVVLRGAGEKAFCAGGDIRTLYDSYQNGQTLHEEFFVEEYALDLAIHRYRKPVLALMDGFVLGGGMGLVQGADLRLVTERSRLAMPEVAIGYFPDVGGSYFLSRIPGELGIYLGVSGVQIRAADALYCGLADWYLESDQLSLLDQRLDSLQWHDTPLKDLQGLLARLGVQQLPDAPLAALRPAIDHFFAQADVPSIVQQLREVTLGDTHEWATNTADLLSTRSPLAMAVTLEMLRRGRQLSLEQCFALELHLDRQWFERGDLIEGVRALLIDKDKNPRWNPPTLRALDAAHVASFFSAFDPSRS comes from the coding sequence ATGACTGCTCAGGTTCCATCCCAGGCCACGCGAGACGCCGGCGCCACGTCGGTCGAGGCCTCGCCACAGGACGTGCTGGCCGAAGTCCGCAACCACATCGGTCACCTGACCCTCAACCGCCCCGCCGGTCTCAATGCCATCACCCTCGGCATGGTACGCACCCTGCAACGCCAGCTCGATGCCTGGGCCCAGGACCCGCAGGTGCACGCAGTGGTCCTGCGCGGCGCCGGCGAAAAGGCCTTCTGCGCCGGTGGCGATATCCGCACCCTGTACGACAGCTACCAGAACGGCCAGACCCTGCACGAGGAATTCTTCGTCGAGGAATACGCGCTGGACCTGGCGATCCACCGTTACCGCAAGCCGGTGCTGGCGCTGATGGACGGTTTTGTCCTCGGCGGCGGCATGGGCCTGGTCCAGGGCGCCGACCTGCGGCTAGTCACCGAGCGCAGCCGCCTGGCGATGCCGGAAGTGGCCATCGGTTACTTCCCGGATGTCGGCGGCAGTTATTTCCTGTCGCGCATCCCCGGCGAGCTGGGCATCTACCTGGGGGTCAGCGGCGTGCAGATCCGCGCCGCCGACGCCCTGTACTGCGGGCTGGCGGACTGGTACCTGGAGAGCGACCAGCTGAGCCTGCTGGACCAGCGCCTCGACAGCCTGCAATGGCACGACACCCCGCTCAAGGACCTGCAGGGCCTGCTGGCCAGGCTCGGAGTGCAGCAACTGCCGGACGCGCCACTGGCGGCGCTGCGCCCGGCCATCGACCACTTCTTTGCCCAGGCCGATGTACCGAGCATCGTGCAGCAACTGCGCGAAGTGACCCTGGGCGATACTCATGAATGGGCCACCAACACTGCCGACCTGTTGTCGACCCGCTCGCCGCTGGCCATGGCCGTGACCCTGGAAATGCTCCGGCGCGGCCGCCAGTTGAGCCTGGAACAGTGTTTCGCCCTGGAGCTGCACCTGGACCGCCAATGGTTCGAGCGCGGCGACCTGATCGAGGGCGTGCGCGCCCTGCTGATCGACAAAGACAAGAACCCACGCTGGAACCCACCGACCCTGCGGGCGCTGGACGCCGCGCATGTGGCGAGTTTCTTCAGCGCTTTCGACCCGAGCCGGAGCTGA
- a CDS encoding LysR family transcriptional regulator, which translates to MDIDLARTFLQIVRSGSLIAAAERLHLTQTAISARVQNLESQLNCKLFVRNRAGARLTADGEAFIVYANQLVQTWEAAQRDLPLLAGYRNVLHIGGEVSLCNPLMLNWVRRLRQAIPSHAVRSQIAEGASLQRQLELGVLDAALVFQPVYGPGLQVEQLLEEKLILVRLAGKPEPYVYIDWGEDFRRQHDAALPDQAKAAVGFNLGPLALQFILEGGGSGYFRTRVVQSYLDSGVLERVEKAPEFNFPTYLLYARERDSAQLQQAFEVLREVIASDTDWSQRWDPMI; encoded by the coding sequence ATGGACATCGACCTGGCCCGCACCTTTTTGCAAATCGTCCGCAGCGGCAGCCTGATCGCCGCGGCCGAACGCCTGCACCTGACCCAGACCGCGATCAGCGCCCGGGTGCAGAACCTCGAAAGCCAGCTCAACTGCAAGCTGTTCGTGCGCAACCGCGCCGGGGCCCGGCTGACGGCCGACGGCGAGGCGTTCATCGTCTACGCCAACCAGCTGGTGCAGACCTGGGAAGCCGCCCAGCGCGACCTGCCGCTGCTGGCCGGTTATCGCAACGTGCTGCACATAGGCGGTGAAGTCAGCCTGTGCAACCCGCTGATGCTCAACTGGGTAAGGCGCTTGCGCCAGGCGATTCCCAGCCACGCGGTGCGCAGCCAGATCGCCGAGGGCGCGAGCCTGCAACGCCAGCTGGAACTTGGCGTGCTGGACGCCGCGTTGGTGTTCCAGCCGGTGTACGGGCCGGGGTTGCAGGTCGAGCAGTTGCTGGAGGAAAAGCTGATCCTGGTGCGTCTGGCCGGCAAACCCGAGCCTTATGTGTACATCGACTGGGGCGAGGATTTCCGCCGCCAGCACGACGCGGCGCTGCCGGACCAGGCCAAGGCCGCGGTGGGTTTCAACCTCGGGCCGCTGGCCTTGCAGTTCATTCTCGAAGGCGGTGGCAGCGGCTACTTCCGCACCCGGGTGGTGCAAAGCTACCTGGACAGTGGCGTGCTGGAACGGGTGGAAAAGGCCCCGGAATTCAACTTTCCGACCTACCTGCTGTACGCCCGCGAACGGGATTCGGCGCAGCTGCAGCAGGCCTTCGAGGTGCTGCGCGAAGTCATCGCCAGCGACACCGACTGGTCGCAGCGTTGGGATCCGATGATCTGA
- a CDS encoding HPP family protein has translation MLARWKPAAINTRPSEWSRAAIGMALGTLFSVWLCGRVFGMEVALHLIGPLGASAVLLFAVSSGALAQPWSILGGYLCAAVLALLVAHVLGRTLGSACLAAGMSLVLMCWLRCLHPPAGAVALTMVLADPATIALDWQALGPVMLAALCLLLSALAYNNLTRIRYPKGQSEPATQLPADHPPSDTQAITAADLKLALDEMQEFFDVTPQDLEQLIHASEAHARRRSIGEVLAPRV, from the coding sequence ATGCTCGCTCGCTGGAAACCCGCCGCCATCAATACCCGCCCCTCGGAATGGAGCCGCGCCGCGATCGGCATGGCCTTGGGCACGCTGTTCAGTGTCTGGTTGTGCGGCCGGGTGTTCGGCATGGAGGTGGCGCTGCACCTGATCGGGCCGCTGGGGGCTTCGGCGGTGCTGCTGTTCGCGGTGTCGTCGGGGGCGCTGGCGCAACCCTGGTCGATCCTCGGCGGCTACCTGTGCGCCGCGGTCCTGGCGTTGCTGGTGGCCCATGTGCTCGGGCGCACCCTGGGCAGCGCCTGCCTGGCCGCCGGCATGTCCCTGGTGCTGATGTGCTGGCTGCGCTGCCTGCATCCGCCGGCCGGCGCGGTGGCCCTGACGATGGTGCTGGCCGACCCGGCCACCATCGCCCTCGACTGGCAGGCCCTGGGCCCGGTGATGCTGGCGGCCCTGTGCCTGTTGCTCAGCGCCCTGGCCTACAACAACCTGACCCGCATCCGTTACCCCAAGGGCCAGAGCGAACCCGCGACCCAATTGCCCGCCGACCATCCGCCGAGCGATACCCAGGCTATCACCGCCGCCGACCTGAAGCTGGCGCTGGATGAAATGCAGGAATTCTTCGACGTCACCCCGCAAGATCTGGAGCAACTGATCCACGCCAGTGAGGCCCATGCGCGCCGGCGCAGTATTGGCGAGGTGTTGGCGCCGCGGGTTTGA
- a CDS encoding MFS transporter, translating to MATYSLVIRRLMICSLTIVVSRAITSPLLTLFLSEKLGLDQQDVGLLLGVAVFIATLLALYGGYILDRLDKRRLLILSMLSSGIGFVLLTFAHNLYLTTAILVITETASALFLIGSKAIISENLPVSQRARVFSLRYTLTNIGYATGPMLGVVIAGHLPLAPFLIAGAIAFLSTLLMRGIPATPGLPSLSKPQSFLDTLVTLKNDRTLIMFTCGCLLSTIVHGRFTLYLSQYLLVTEDSKSALDTMAALLACNAISVILLQYQIGRFLKREQLRYWIAVGTSLFILGLIGFSLADSLLGWCLAMFVFTLGEMIIYPAEFLFIDTLAPEALRGSYYGAQNLAALGGALSPVICGYLLVHTPAPTMFYALSTLTALGGLLCFMSGRRVAQAATVQK from the coding sequence GTGGCCACTTACTCGCTGGTTATCCGCCGCCTGATGATCTGCTCGCTGACCATTGTCGTCAGTCGCGCCATCACCAGCCCCCTGCTCACCCTGTTCCTCAGCGAAAAACTCGGCCTCGATCAGCAGGACGTCGGCCTGCTGCTGGGGGTCGCGGTGTTCATCGCCACGCTGCTCGCGCTGTATGGCGGCTACATCCTCGATCGTCTGGACAAGCGCCGGCTGCTGATCCTGAGCATGCTCTCCAGCGGCATCGGCTTTGTACTGCTGACCTTCGCCCACAACCTCTACCTGACCACCGCGATCCTGGTGATCACCGAAACCGCCTCGGCGCTGTTCCTGATCGGCTCCAAGGCGATCATCAGCGAAAACCTTCCGGTGAGTCAGCGGGCCAGGGTGTTCTCCCTGCGCTACACCCTGACCAATATCGGCTACGCCACCGGCCCCATGCTCGGCGTGGTGATCGCCGGGCACCTGCCGCTGGCGCCGTTCCTGATCGCCGGCGCCATCGCCTTTCTCAGCACCCTGCTGATGCGCGGCATTCCAGCCACGCCGGGCCTGCCCTCGCTGAGCAAGCCGCAGAGTTTCCTCGACACCCTGGTGACCCTGAAAAACGACCGCACGCTGATCATGTTCACCTGCGGCTGCCTGCTCAGCACCATCGTCCATGGGCGCTTCACCCTGTACCTGTCGCAGTACCTGCTGGTCACCGAAGACTCGAAAAGCGCCCTCGACACCATGGCCGCCCTGCTGGCCTGCAACGCCATCAGCGTGATCCTGTTGCAGTACCAGATCGGCCGTTTCCTCAAGCGCGAACAGCTGCGTTACTGGATCGCCGTCGGCACCAGCCTGTTCATCCTCGGCCTGATCGGCTTCAGCCTGGCCGACAGCCTGCTGGGCTGGTGCCTGGCGATGTTCGTCTTCACCCTTGGCGAGATGATCATCTACCCGGCGGAGTTCCTGTTCATCGACACCCTGGCCCCCGAGGCCCTGCGCGGCAGCTATTACGGCGCGCAGAACCTCGCGGCCCTGGGCGGCGCCTTGAGCCCGGTGATCTGCGGCTACCTGCTGGTGCATACCCCGGCACCGACCATGTTCTATGCCCTGAGCACCTTGACCGCCCTGGGCGGCCTGCTGTGTTTCATGAGCGGACGGCGGGTGGCCCAGGCCGCCACAGTACAAAAATAA
- a CDS encoding GNAT family N-acetyltransferase translates to MTLQIRLATEADATLLPAIERSAAALFRRDPELAWLADAEVPDAAQHRAHIRQQRVWVAVLDQKVCAFLDAEACADALHIWEISVASAAQGRGIGRRLLQTVGEQARQQGFTALTLSTFRQLPWNEPFYQRCGFITLDAEQLGPRLRQVLADETRHGLPAARRCAMRLTLPAHPMQL, encoded by the coding sequence ATGACTCTGCAAATCCGCCTGGCCACAGAGGCCGATGCCACCCTGCTCCCCGCCATCGAACGCAGCGCCGCCGCGCTGTTTCGCCGCGACCCCGAACTGGCCTGGCTGGCCGATGCCGAGGTGCCCGACGCCGCGCAGCACCGCGCGCATATCCGCCAGCAGCGGGTGTGGGTGGCGGTGCTCGACCAAAAGGTGTGCGCCTTCCTCGACGCCGAAGCCTGCGCTGACGCGCTGCATATCTGGGAAATCTCGGTCGCCAGCGCCGCCCAAGGGCGCGGCATCGGCCGCCGCCTGCTGCAGACGGTGGGCGAACAGGCGCGCCAGCAGGGGTTTACCGCCCTGACCCTGAGCACCTTTCGACAGTTGCCATGGAATGAACCCTTCTACCAGCGCTGCGGTTTCATCACCCTGGACGCCGAGCAATTGGGGCCGCGCCTGCGGCAGGTGCTGGCCGACGAAACTCGCCATGGCCTGCCGGCGGCCCGGCGCTGCGCCATGCGCCTGACACTGCCTGCCCACCCCATGCAACTGTAG
- a CDS encoding ArnT family glycosyltransferase — protein sequence MIPRAIPAQTLHRQALGLGLLALLLFCAGVYQQAVTGFDSRFVLFAKEMLRHGPGFFPTTYGQPYADYSSASTLLIYLFSLPFGRVVSLSAWLPTALASATIVSLIYRLLAPCSRTWALLSVALLLLSNTFICETRAVSLDQILAALALAVFYLGYAHDHFAAPRRLWLILALLVAGFAIRGPIGLVIPCGMLCSYYLLEGQWRRMLVFGGSALLLLLACVALLLWLARLSGGPAFMQEVIRMQFTGRLDGSEGSSGPFYYFSSSLGNYALAYPLAILTWIGVFLAPRGEPDPALKLLRLCTAAGLLVMIGLSIPQAKKARYLLPMLPMAAIVAAYPFQARQGRFLAWLRTAIQGIWLLLPGLLIVGLLVLQRKFPEQLTDLTAMLALLGLLQGAALLMLARPRWRAVGLAYTAVLAVWTTYIGVFEPVERQLYDTRDFSLAAQRLIQSDPAPLVLHAMGKDAKAIKFMVHLDQDLQPLFTERPEALAAIPGPAWVIMDQSDLATLKATPLARLTPMLGGRFDKNDYVMLHLPATTPP from the coding sequence GTGATCCCGCGCGCCATCCCCGCCCAGACACTGCACAGGCAAGCGTTGGGGCTGGGGCTGCTGGCCCTGCTGCTGTTCTGTGCCGGGGTCTACCAGCAGGCGGTGACCGGTTTCGACTCCAGGTTCGTCCTGTTCGCCAAGGAAATGCTGCGCCATGGGCCGGGGTTCTTCCCCACCACCTATGGCCAGCCCTATGCCGACTACAGCAGCGCCTCGACGCTGCTGATCTATCTGTTCTCGCTGCCGTTCGGCCGGGTCGTCAGCCTGAGCGCCTGGCTGCCCACGGCCCTGGCTTCGGCGACCATAGTCAGCCTGATCTATCGACTGCTGGCGCCCTGTTCCCGAACCTGGGCCCTGCTCAGTGTCGCCCTGCTCCTGCTCAGCAATACCTTTATCTGCGAAACCCGCGCCGTGTCCCTGGACCAGATACTCGCCGCCCTGGCGTTGGCGGTGTTCTACCTGGGGTATGCCCACGATCACTTCGCCGCGCCGCGCCGCCTGTGGCTGATCCTCGCGTTGCTGGTCGCAGGGTTCGCCATTCGCGGGCCGATCGGCCTGGTGATTCCCTGCGGCATGCTGTGCAGCTATTACCTGCTCGAAGGCCAGTGGCGACGCATGCTGGTCTTCGGTGGCAGCGCCCTGCTGCTGTTGCTGGCATGCGTGGCGCTATTGCTGTGGCTGGCCCGACTGAGCGGCGGCCCGGCCTTTATGCAGGAGGTGATCCGCATGCAGTTCACCGGGCGCCTGGACGGCAGCGAAGGCAGCAGCGGCCCGTTCTATTACTTCAGCAGTTCCCTGGGCAACTACGCCCTAGCCTACCCGCTGGCAATCCTGACCTGGATCGGCGTGTTCCTGGCGCCGCGTGGCGAGCCGGATCCGGCGCTGAAACTGCTGCGCCTGTGCACCGCCGCGGGGCTGCTGGTGATGATCGGCCTATCGATTCCCCAGGCCAAGAAAGCCCGCTACCTGCTGCCGATGCTGCCCATGGCGGCGATTGTCGCGGCCTACCCGTTCCAGGCGCGCCAGGGGCGCTTCCTGGCCTGGCTGCGAACCGCGATCCAAGGCATATGGCTATTGCTGCCAGGGCTGTTGATCGTCGGCTTGCTGGTGCTGCAACGCAAGTTTCCCGAGCAACTGACGGACCTGACCGCGATGCTCGCGCTCCTCGGGCTGCTGCAAGGGGCCGCGCTGCTGATGCTGGCCCGGCCGCGCTGGCGGGCCGTCGGCCTGGCCTATACCGCGGTGCTGGCGGTGTGGACCACCTACATCGGGGTATTCGAGCCCGTCGAACGCCAGCTGTACGACACCCGCGACTTCAGCCTCGCGGCGCAACGGTTGATCCAGAGCGACCCGGCACCGCTGGTGTTGCACGCCATGGGCAAGGACGCCAAGGCGATCAAGTTCATGGTCCACCTCGACCAGGACCTGCAGCCGCTGTTCACCGAGCGCCCCGAAGCCCTTGCAGCCATACCAGGCCCGGCTTGGGTGATCATGGATCAAAGCGATCTAGCGACGCTCAAGGCCACGCCGTTGGCGCGACTGACCCCGATGCTCGGCGGGCGTTTCGACAAGAACGACTACGTCATGCTGCACCTGCCCGCCACCACCCCCCCCTGA
- a CDS encoding UDP-glucose dehydrogenase family protein gives MKISVFGSGYVGLVQAAVLAEVGHDVICMDIDEHKVQQLQQGHVSIFEPGLSSLVRDNLESRRLSFTSDEKLAVQHGQVLFIAVGTPSSEDGSADLRYVLSVGDAVARHREQPVILVEKSTVPVGTGDTLKAHIEKALDGRALQFDIVSNPEFLKEGSAVSDCRRPDRIIVGCEREEVRDVMRDLYAPFNRNHDRIMFMDLRSAELTKYAANCMLATKISFINQIAELAEHLGADIESVRLGIGADSRIGYHFIYPGCGYGGSCFPKDMRALIHSAEQAHCSSDLLQAVEAINERQKHKLFERINAFYKGDLKGKTFALWGLAFKPNTDDMRDAPSRVLLESLWAAGANVRAFDPEAMQETQRLYPDEPKLMLMGTPESVLNDADALIICTEWQQFKAPDFQLLQQRLKAPVIFDGRNLYDAERLARNGFTYFPIGRGESRQLPIPHRQWAGIPVEA, from the coding sequence ATGAAAATCAGCGTATTTGGAAGTGGTTACGTCGGCCTCGTGCAGGCCGCCGTGCTGGCCGAAGTCGGCCACGATGTCATCTGCATGGACATTGACGAACACAAGGTCCAGCAGCTGCAACAGGGGCACGTCAGTATCTTCGAGCCCGGGCTGTCGAGCCTGGTGCGCGACAATCTGGAAAGCCGGCGCCTGAGTTTCACCAGCGACGAAAAGCTCGCGGTGCAACATGGCCAGGTGCTGTTTATCGCGGTCGGCACGCCGTCCAGCGAGGACGGCTCGGCCGACCTGCGCTACGTGCTGTCGGTGGGCGACGCCGTGGCCCGGCATCGTGAACAGCCGGTGATCCTGGTGGAGAAATCCACGGTGCCGGTAGGCACTGGCGACACCTTGAAAGCGCACATCGAAAAGGCCCTGGACGGGCGCGCCCTGCAGTTCGATATCGTCTCCAACCCGGAATTCCTCAAGGAAGGCTCGGCGGTGTCCGACTGCCGCCGCCCGGACCGGATCATCGTCGGTTGCGAGCGCGAAGAAGTCCGCGACGTGATGCGCGACCTGTACGCGCCGTTCAACCGCAACCATGATCGCATCATGTTCATGGACCTGCGCAGCGCCGAGCTGACCAAGTACGCCGCCAACTGCATGCTGGCGACCAAGATCAGCTTCATCAACCAGATCGCCGAGCTGGCCGAACACCTGGGAGCCGACATCGAGTCGGTGCGCCTGGGGATCGGCGCCGACTCGCGCATCGGCTATCACTTCATCTACCCGGGCTGCGGTTATGGCGGCTCGTGTTTCCCCAAGGACATGCGCGCGCTGATCCACAGCGCCGAGCAGGCCCATTGCTCCAGCGACCTTTTGCAAGCGGTGGAAGCCATCAACGAACGGCAGAAACACAAGCTGTTCGAGCGCATCAACGCCTTCTACAAGGGCGACCTGAAAGGCAAGACCTTCGCCCTCTGGGGCCTGGCCTTCAAGCCCAACACCGACGACATGCGCGATGCCCCCAGCCGGGTGCTGCTCGAATCCCTGTGGGCCGCCGGCGCCAATGTGCGCGCCTTCGACCCGGAAGCCATGCAGGAAACCCAGCGCCTGTACCCCGACGAACCGAAGCTGATGCTGATGGGCACCCCGGAATCGGTGCTCAACGACGCCGACGCGCTGATCATCTGCACCGAGTGGCAGCAGTTCAAGGCGCCGGATTTCCAGCTGCTGCAACAGCGCCTCAAGGCCCCGGTGATCTTCGACGGGCGCAATCTGTACGACGCCGAGCGCCTGGCCCGCAACGGCTTCACCTACTTCCCGATCGGCCGCGGCGAGTCGCGCCAGCTGCCGATTCCTCATCGGCAATGGGCCGGCATACCGGTTGAAGCCTGA
- the arnF gene encoding 4-amino-4-deoxy-L-arabinose-phosphoundecaprenol flippase subunit ArnF: MNRALGFTFAMGSVLLVSAAQLGMRWSMTRLPVPADWLAALSGGQVDLLALGVVLAAILAYVLSMLCWLLALRDLPLGRAYSLLSVSYALVYLLAASLPLFNEPFSLSKTLGVALVILGVITINSRPAPATSPRNTP, translated from the coding sequence ATGAACCGGGCTCTGGGCTTCACCTTCGCCATGGGCAGCGTGCTGCTGGTCAGCGCCGCGCAACTGGGCATGCGCTGGAGCATGACCCGCCTGCCGGTACCCGCGGACTGGCTGGCGGCGCTGTCCGGCGGCCAGGTCGACCTGCTGGCGCTGGGCGTGGTGCTGGCGGCGATCCTCGCCTATGTCCTGTCGATGCTCTGCTGGCTGCTGGCCCTGCGCGACCTGCCACTGGGTCGGGCTTATTCCCTGCTCAGCGTCAGCTACGCCCTGGTCTACCTGCTGGCCGCCAGCCTGCCACTGTTCAACGAACCGTTCAGTCTCTCGAAAACCCTGGGGGTGGCGCTGGTCATCCTCGGCGTCATTACCATCAACTCACGACCTGCTCCCGCGACAAGTCCCAGGAATACCCCATGA
- the arnE gene encoding 4-amino-4-deoxy-L-arabinose-phosphoundecaprenol flippase subunit ArnE — translation MSLLLLLAACLLTCLGQIAQKFAVESWRGQPSGALAKLRSPWLWLALASLGLGLLVWLLVLQRVEVGIAYPMLSLNFVLITLIARFVFHEAIDRRHWLGVALVLAGVLLLSRHA, via the coding sequence ATGAGCCTGTTGCTGCTGCTCGCCGCCTGCCTGCTGACCTGCCTGGGCCAGATCGCGCAGAAGTTCGCCGTGGAAAGCTGGCGTGGCCAGCCCTCCGGCGCACTCGCCAAACTGCGCTCGCCCTGGCTGTGGCTGGCCCTGGCCAGCCTCGGCCTGGGCTTGCTGGTGTGGTTGCTGGTGCTGCAGCGGGTCGAGGTTGGCATCGCCTACCCGATGCTCAGCCTGAACTTCGTGCTGATCACCCTGATCGCCCGCTTCGTCTTCCATGAAGCCATCGACCGCCGCCACTGGCTGGGCGTGGCGCTGGTGCTGGCTGGCGTGCTGCTGTTGAGTCGTCACGCATGA